One Deltaproteobacteria bacterium genomic window carries:
- the rdgB gene encoding RdgB/HAM1 family non-canonical purine NTP pyrophosphatase encodes MIPGRLVVATANPGKLRELRALIGEWGPVTVEGLDAFPGIVLPAERGASYAENAVAKATAVARTTGVPALGDDSGLEVEALGGLPGLHSARYAGTEAARIAKLLEALRDVPAPRRGARFICVVAAVFPDGYVASAEGLCRGRIATVPAGRAGFGYDPIFVPEGFERTFAEVGDDVKQRLSHRARAVRALGERLRRGPR; translated from the coding sequence ATGATCCCGGGGCGGCTGGTCGTCGCGACGGCCAACCCGGGTAAGCTGCGCGAGCTGCGGGCGCTCATCGGGGAGTGGGGACCGGTGACGGTCGAGGGCCTCGACGCCTTCCCGGGGATCGTGCTGCCCGCGGAGCGGGGAGCGTCCTATGCCGAGAACGCGGTGGCCAAGGCCACGGCCGTGGCGCGCACGACGGGGGTTCCGGCCCTGGGCGACGATTCCGGTCTCGAGGTCGAAGCCCTCGGCGGTCTGCCGGGCCTGCACTCGGCGCGCTACGCCGGGACGGAGGCGGCGCGGATCGCCAAGCTGCTCGAGGCGCTGCGCGACGTGCCCGCGCCTCGCCGGGGGGCCCGCTTCATCTGCGTCGTCGCGGCCGTCTTCCCCGACGGGTACGTCGCCAGCGCGGAGGGCCTGTGCCGCGGACGCATCGCGACGGTACCGGCCGGCCGCGCCGGGTTCGGCTACGATCCCATCTTCGTGCCCGAGGGGTTCGAACGCACGTTCGCGGAGGTGGGCGACGACGTGAAGCAGCGGCTCAGCCACCGAGCGCGGGCGGTCCGCGCCCTCGGCGAACGTCTCCGCCGCGGCCCGCGCTGA
- a CDS encoding Flp family type IVb pilin yields the protein MTIQTTHAAGTKLRGSGGSLPDPDGNFLTPGGEAAARDVVEVEVAGKVQGGGDPGKERNMLAIMKKLVRDEKGQDLAEYAIALAVITLAVIAAVQLVGTRVTTLWNQAATTLQNAAS from the coding sequence ATGACGATACAGACGACGCATGCTGCGGGCACGAAGCTTCGCGGTTCGGGAGGCAGTTTGCCGGACCCTGACGGCAACTTTTTGACACCCGGCGGCGAAGCGGCAGCACGGGACGTGGTGGAGGTGGAGGTGGCGGGAAAGGTTCAAGGTGGGGGCGACCCCGGAAAGGAGAGAAACATGCTTGCCATCATGAAGAAGCTGGTGCGCGACGAGAAGGGCCAGGATCTGGCTGAGTACGCGATTGCACTCGCGGTCATCACGCTCGCGGTCATCGCTGCGGTACAGCTCGTCGGTACGAGAGTCACCACGCTGTGGAACCAGGCGGCAACTACGCTGCAGAACGCAGCCAGCTGA
- a CDS encoding prepilin peptidase, with product MRSDLAWSAGLVPAPLFATVLAFVTLCMVSDLRTRRIPNAITGPAILAGAALNVLYGGHAGLFASLTGLGMGIGVLLAPFVAGGIGGGDVKMMGAVGALLGPHRTLVSLAAGLVLGGLVMVVHLARQGRLREKLLATAVMIGGAAAEGSLEPLTLSADAPGAVSLPYSVPLGLGTLAALMVGAA from the coding sequence ATGCGCTCCGATCTAGCATGGTCCGCCGGGCTCGTGCCGGCGCCGCTGTTTGCGACGGTGCTGGCGTTCGTGACCCTCTGCATGGTCTCCGACCTGAGGACGCGCCGCATCCCCAACGCGATCACGGGGCCGGCAATCCTTGCCGGTGCGGCACTCAACGTCCTCTATGGGGGTCATGCCGGGCTCTTCGCGAGCCTCACGGGCCTCGGCATGGGAATCGGAGTTCTGCTCGCGCCGTTCGTCGCGGGCGGCATCGGCGGCGGCGACGTCAAGATGATGGGCGCCGTCGGCGCCCTCCTCGGCCCGCACCGCACCCTGGTGAGCCTCGCCGCGGGGCTCGTGCTCGGGGGGCTCGTCATGGTCGTGCATCTCGCCCGGCAGGGGCGGCTGCGCGAGAAGCTGCTGGCGACGGCCGTCATGATCGGCGGCGCCGCCGCGGAGGGGTCCCTCGAACCGCTCACGCTCTCGGCGGACGCGCCCGGGGCGGTGAGCCTGCCCTACAGCGTGCCGCTCGGGCTCGGAACCCTGGCGGCCCTGATGGTGGGGGCGGCCTAG
- a CDS encoding pilus assembly protein, which yields MRRARHSLPMPSRRQARAERGQSLVELGITIVLLVTLAMGIIEFGRAFMIANMVTAATRDGARAAAVVSAANRDPTTGQISSASKSAIQTQVVNEVNSIAPSLFTTSNVAVCQSTLDASCPSVGGINTVTVTSTGSVRYIFNLVPGIGNAFNVGRQITFRDEGRP from the coding sequence ATGCGACGCGCACGCCACTCCCTTCCGATGCCGAGCCGCCGCCAGGCGCGAGCCGAGCGCGGCCAGTCGCTCGTCGAGCTCGGCATCACGATCGTCCTCCTCGTGACGCTCGCCATGGGCATCATCGAGTTCGGACGCGCCTTCATGATCGCGAACATGGTGACGGCCGCCACGCGTGACGGCGCGCGCGCCGCCGCCGTCGTGTCGGCCGCGAACCGCGACCCGACGACGGGCCAGATCAGCAGCGCGTCCAAATCCGCCATCCAGACTCAGGTGGTGAACGAGGTCAACAGCATCGCCCCGAGCCTCTTCACGACCTCCAACGTCGCGGTCTGCCAGTCGACGCTCGATGCTTCCTGCCCGTCGGTGGGCGGCATCAACACCGTGACGGTCACGAGCACCGGCTCGGTCCGCTACATCTTCAACCTGGTCCCCGGCATCGGCAACGCGTTCAACGTCGGGCGCCAGATCACCTTCCGGGACGAGGGCCGGCCGTAG
- the cpaB gene encoding Flp pilus assembly protein CpaB, translating to MRKPANIFLLAIIVGALSAAMIYRHLKSMNMEVEAAKAAGQHPVTDVVVARDTISIGTRIGNDNLKVVTWPADAQPDAAVHDPKDVVGSIARTTIGKNQPVATTELIAQGAGLLPLLIEEGMRAMSVKVDSVTGVSGFITPNSRVDVLIAGNRGEGNEMRSRVILQNIKVMATGTIIEQKDEKPVEVPTVTLLVTPEQAETLTLATRYDSVRLALRNYRDEEMVETPGMTAAAMFHDRPAAPVAVAAEKDTGASCVPTGPSVEVFLGEKLVLQPMFDEKGRGGA from the coding sequence ATGCGCAAACCTGCCAACATCTTTCTCCTCGCGATCATCGTCGGCGCGCTCAGCGCCGCGATGATCTACCGCCACCTGAAGTCCATGAACATGGAGGTCGAGGCCGCCAAGGCCGCGGGCCAGCATCCCGTGACCGACGTGGTGGTCGCGCGCGACACGATCTCGATCGGCACGCGCATCGGCAACGACAACCTGAAGGTGGTCACCTGGCCGGCGGACGCCCAGCCCGACGCCGCGGTGCACGACCCGAAGGACGTCGTCGGCAGCATCGCCCGCACGACCATCGGAAAGAACCAGCCGGTTGCGACGACGGAGCTGATCGCCCAGGGGGCGGGGCTCCTGCCGCTGCTGATCGAGGAAGGCATGCGCGCCATGTCGGTGAAGGTGGACAGCGTGACCGGGGTGAGCGGCTTCATCACGCCGAACAGCCGGGTCGACGTCCTGATCGCCGGCAACCGCGGCGAGGGGAACGAGATGCGCAGCCGGGTGATCCTGCAGAACATCAAGGTGATGGCGACCGGCACGATCATCGAGCAGAAGGACGAGAAGCCGGTCGAGGTGCCGACCGTCACGCTGCTCGTGACGCCCGAGCAGGCCGAGACGCTCACGCTCGCCACCCGCTACGACTCGGTGCGGCTGGCGCTGCGCAACTACCGTGACGAGGAGATGGTGGAGACGCCGGGCATGACGGCGGCGGCCATGTTCCACGACCGCCCGGCGGCGCCGGTGGCGGTGGCGGCCGAGAAGGACACGGGCGCGAGCTGCGTCCCGACCGGGCCGTCGGTCGAGGTCTTCCTCGGCGAGAAGCTGGTCCTGCAGCCGATGTTCGACGAGAAGGGACGGGGAGGGGCATGA